A region from the Candidatus Zixiibacteriota bacterium genome encodes:
- a CDS encoding 16S rRNA (uracil(1498)-N(3))-methyltransferase: MDIKTTNFLVDPKTINDNILHLDETESHHLAKVFRAQKGDIFYAIDGNGKKYRTVIKSITLKKVVGEIINSTRLENEPLLKTTLAVGLCRPAKIDYIIEKGTEIGINKFIFFTSEKTLAEDCPDNRAVRKLSRWQKIAVSAAKQSLRTVVPEIMPPVRLDDILVFGDDYDTSLIADMKSEPSPLAALIDSAMRDILLLVGPESGLSDIEVDRALKAGFKAVKLGPRRLRVETAAVVFASLVLSTAGEL, encoded by the coding sequence ATGGATATTAAAACCACAAACTTTCTTGTTGACCCTAAGACAATAAATGATAATATTTTGCATCTCGATGAGACCGAATCTCATCACTTAGCGAAAGTCTTTCGGGCTCAAAAGGGTGATATATTTTATGCCATTGATGGCAATGGCAAAAAGTATCGAACGGTTATAAAATCGATAACATTAAAAAAGGTTGTCGGCGAAATCATTAATTCTACTCGTCTGGAAAACGAACCGCTTCTTAAAACAACTCTGGCGGTTGGTTTATGTCGACCCGCAAAAATTGATTACATAATTGAAAAGGGCACAGAGATTGGCATTAATAAATTTATTTTTTTCACGTCTGAAAAGACATTAGCTGAGGATTGCCCTGATAATCGGGCTGTTAGGAAACTATCGCGCTGGCAAAAAATAGCGGTCAGCGCCGCCAAACAATCATTGCGGACTGTCGTGCCGGAAATTATGCCGCCGGTAAGATTGGATGACATCCTGGTTTTTGGCGATGATTATGACACTTCATTGATTGCCGACATGAAATCAGAACCATCACCGCTTGCCGCCTTGATTGATAGCGCAATGCGCGATATATTACTGCTGGTCGGTCCCGAATCCGGCCTTTCCGATATAGAGGTTGATAGGGCTCTAAAAGCGGGATTTAAAGCGGTCAAGCTTGGCCCGAGGCGGCTGAGAGTTGAGACCGCCGCCGTTGTTTTTGCCTCTTTAGTATTGTCAACGGCGGGAGAATTATGA
- a CDS encoding histidine triad nucleotide-binding protein: MTNCIFCDIIARKMPADIIYEDNDMLAFDDIHPQAPTHILLIPKVHYITIEDAPPEILGKLMSQAAKLAQKAGISEKGYRTLINCREHGGQSVYHLHVHLLGGRWLSWPPG; encoded by the coding sequence ATGACAAACTGTATTTTTTGCGATATCATTGCCCGCAAGATGCCGGCTGATATTATCTATGAGGATAATGATATGCTCGCTTTCGATGATATACACCCCCAGGCGCCAACGCACATTCTGCTTATTCCCAAAGTACATTACATTACTATCGAGGATGCCCCGCCGGAGATACTCGGCAAGTTGATGTCGCAAGCGGCTAAATTGGCTCAAAAGGCGGGCATATCCGAAAAAGGATATCGCACTCTTATAAATTGCCGTGAGCATGGCGGGCAATCGGTTTATCATCTTCATGTTCATTTGCTGGGCGGGCGATGGTTATCCTGGCCGCCGGGATAG